The Thermoanaerobaculia bacterium region TATGAATCGAGGTTGTTCGCGGGACCCCGAATGTGCCGCTCATCCCTCACCCCGTGTTGGGCGTCCCCGTCCGTACCGTCCTGAGACCACACGAGCCTCGGGCCGGTTCGCATGCCGAGGCGGAAGCTGACCCTGCGCGCCGAGGGGGCGGGCGTCGAAGCGGGAATAGTCGTCAGAGGGAGTCGTCTGGGGACGGTCTTGATTTCATGTATTGCGCACAGCCGGGTTCCCAACGCAGGGCCATAGAGACAGAATGTGTTCCGTGGTTTCCCCCCGACGCGCTAGCTAGAGCTGCGCCAGGAACCGCTTGATTTCGTCGTGGGTGCCAAGAACCAGAAGCGTCAGGGTGTCAGCGTCGCGCCGGAACAGAATGCGCAAGGCGAGCCCCGCGCGGAGCTCGTAGAATGCGCCGCGCAGCTTGCGTAGCCCAACATGGGCATGCGGGTGGCCGAAAGTTTCGGGGAGCTTGAGCAAGGCCTTCGACACGAGGCCGAAGTCAGGCTCCGACAGCGATTTCAGTGCCCGCCGAAAAGGTGCGGTCGTTTCGACTTTCAAGCTCGGGATTTCTTGGGGGGGCGAGTCCTCTGGAGTAGCTCTTCCATGCTCGAATGTTTTCGCGTGCGGCCGGCGGCTCGCTCATTTCGCAGCCAGGAGTTGAGCTTGACGGATTCGGCAGCGGTCAACTGGAGATCGTCTTCGCTGATGGGAGCCAGTCGGACGGCTGGCTTTCCGTGCCGGCTGATGACGACGGTTTCGCCCCGCTCAGCCAGTCGGATGAGCATCCCCAGCTCGAGTTTGGCCTCCGAAAGAGATCGGAATTTCATACGAAAATTGTATCTCAATTCGCGTGGGTTGGGGGAGCGGTCCTTCCTTTCAGAGGCTGCGTGGGGGCGGTCCTTTCTTTCATGCATTACTGAATTGAACCAGGCTCTCGGCATCTCCGACGCGCCGCTCATCCCTCACCTCCATGTCGGCAAGTCCCCATCCGCATCCCCCTGGGACCACACGAGCCTCAGGCCGTTGCGTCTGCCGAGAGGGAAGCCGACCGGGCGCGGCGGGGGGCCGGTGCCGGCGCAGGATGGCGACGGTGTCCGCGGCGATCAGGCCCGGTATGGCACGTCGATCGACACGTAGTCTCCGAAGCTCAACGCTCTGATCGCGAGCTTGAACTTCGCGAGTTCTTCCGACTCGATCCCCACGCCGTCAAGCAGGTGATCGAGCATCGCGTCCGGCGCGCGGTCGTCGTAGCTCTTCACGAAGACGTGCATCTCGTACTCCGGCGGATGAGCTTTGGGATCGAAGGAAGAATCGTGGGGGGCGGGATTTGCCGCCGCGACCTTTCGGACGACGACCACCTTGTCGATCATCGGTTTCACATTCATTTTCGGGACTCCTCTGGCGAGTATTGTACGCCGCCTGCTCGCATGCGCCGCCGCCGTCGCTAGACCGACGAGGGGCGCCTGAAACTCGAGACGGCTGTCTCGAGAAGCACGCAAGCCAGAACTGACCCACAATTCTCCCCGGAAGCGGACGGGGTAGCGTCGAAAGACCGGCTAAACTCGCCCGGGATTCGAAAAGGAGCCCGATGGCGGAAAGGGGTCGTTCGCGCGCCTGGATCGTCGAGAAGTTCGGAGGGCCGGAGAGGCTGACGCTTTCCGGGCGCGACGACCCGTCTCCCGGCCGCGGAGAGGTGCGGCTCCGCACGGCGGCGATCGGGCTGAACTTCGCCGATCTCTTCGTCCGCGCGGGCGCGTACCCGAATACTCCGCCGGCGCCGATGGTCCCGGGAATGGAGATCTCGGGCGTCATCGACGCGGTCGGCGCCGGCGTCGACGGTTTCGAGATCGGCCAGCGGGCCGTGGCCGTTCCGATCTTCGGCGGACACGCGGAGTCGGTCGTCTGTCCCGCCGAGCGCGTGTTCCCGATTCCGGACGGCGCCGATCTCGTCGAGGCCGCGGCGCTTCCCGTCGCCTTTCTGACCGCCGACTACGCGCTGTCGGCCGGCGACGGGCGCGCCGGCGAGCGGCTCGTCGTCACCGCGGCGGCCGGGGGCGTGGGGAGCGCTCTCCTCCAGCTCGCCGGCAGGCGGGGACTGCGGACGCTCGCCCTGGTCGGATCGGAAGCCAAGCTCGATCTTTGCCGGCGGCTCGGCGCGGAAGCCGTCGGGCTCTACGGATCCGCCGAAGCGCTGCTCGATGCCGGATTCGAAGGGCGCGCCGACCTCGTCGTCGACGCGATCGGCGGGCGGCTCTTCCGGAGGCTCTGGCGGCGTCTCGACCGGGGCGGACGCTACGTGCTCTACGGTTTTGCGGCGGCGTCGCGGCCGGGAGGCGTCGCGCGGTTTCGCGCGGCCCTGGAGCTCGCGGCCATGGGAATCGTCGTTCCCTATCGGACGATCCAGGAATGCCGGACGCTCGTCGGATTCAACCTCTCGCTCCTGCCCGGCCGGACCGCGCGCCTGCGGGAGAGCGCGCGAGAGATCTTCCGGAAGTGGCGCGCGGGAGAGATCGCCCCGATCCTCGGGCCGCGATTTTCCTTCGAGCGCCTCCCGGACGCGCACCGCGCGCTCGCCGGCCGCGCCACGACCGGCAAGGTGCTGGTGGTCGTGCGTTCCTGATCCGGCCCGGAACGGTTCGGGCACGGTCCCATGATGAATGGGGTTTCTCCTCGATTGGCAGAGATTTTGGAGGACGGTTCTTCGACGGGCGCGGCGAAGAAGAATCGATGGGGATCGGGTTTGGGAGCAGGCCGGGCGTGTGGTTTGCCACGGGCCCTGCGCGGCGGGGACGACGGCCGCTGGACAGCCGCCGTGGCGAGGTCAGGGATTTCGAAGCACCCCCCGCCGCAAGAAATCCGCGATCTCGGACTGAGCTTCTTCTTCGTGTCCGACGAGGAGGTGTCCGCCGGAGGGGAAGCCGACGAACCGGGCGCCGCGGATCTGCTCGGCCGTGTAGCGCGCCGGCTCCCAGGTGCCGTAGCCGCAGTCGGGTGCGGCGAAGACGAGCGTCGGCGCCGAGATCGAATCGAGATCGTAGCGTCGAATCGCCGACACGATGGCCGCATCATTGACGAGGCCGAGCCGGCGCGGGCTGACGGGGAGGATGTGGCGGAGCATCATGTCGACGCGCGCCCTCTCGGAGCGGCTTGCGCGCGCGACCACGGCGGTCGGCGTCCCCATGAGCGTCCGGATCGCGGCGGGGCGAAGCAGGCGCTCGAAGATCCAGAAGAGGTAGTCGGAGCGCAGGGCCGTGTCGAATACCGCCGGCACGCCGGAGGGCGTGCGGACCGGGGG contains the following coding sequences:
- a CDS encoding zinc-binding dehydrogenase, with product MAERGRSRAWIVEKFGGPERLTLSGRDDPSPGRGEVRLRTAAIGLNFADLFVRAGAYPNTPPAPMVPGMEISGVIDAVGAGVDGFEIGQRAVAVPIFGGHAESVVCPAERVFPIPDGADLVEAAALPVAFLTADYALSAGDGRAGERLVVTAAAGGVGSALLQLAGRRGLRTLALVGSEAKLDLCRRLGAEAVGLYGSAEALLDAGFEGRADLVVDAIGGRLFRRLWRRLDRGGRYVLYGFAAASRPGGVARFRAALELAAMGIVVPYRTIQECRTLVGFNLSLLPGRTARLRESAREIFRKWRAGEIAPILGPRFSFERLPDAHRALAGRATTGKVLVVVRS